The Manihot esculenta cultivar AM560-2 chromosome 11, M.esculenta_v8, whole genome shotgun sequence genome includes a region encoding these proteins:
- the LOC110625619 gene encoding B-box zinc finger protein 20: protein MKIRCDACDMIEASVFCSADEAALCDACDHHVHNANKLASKHLRFSLLHPSFTQSPLCDICQERRAFLFCQEDRAILCRECDLPIHKANEHAENHNRFLLTGVELSTSSLYPTTSSSNSCNTNSNTNRQSPQQPYPQHPGSFSDKIFDTPSVERASPSVPNNYSQSSDNISVSTSSISEYLETLPGWRVDDFLDPSIAAHDGSSKLRLVNTTISADFVPANLTQTLDNISPLIMDILKAI from the exons ATGAAGATCAGATGTGATGCTTGTGACATGATTGAGGCTTCTGTGTTTTGTTCTGCAGATGAAGCTGCtctttgtgatgcttgtgatcACCATGTCCACAATGCAAATAAGCTTGCGAGTAAACACTTACGCTTCTCTCTTCTTCATCCTTCCTTTACACAATCCCCTCTTTGTGATATCTGTCAG GAGAGACGTGCTTTTCTATTCTGTCAAGAAGATAGAGCTATTCTATGCAGAGAATGCGATCTTCCAATCCACAAAGCTAATGAACATGCCGAGAACCACAACAGGTTTCTTCTCACAGGTGTCGAGCTCTCTACTTCCTCTTTATACCCAACAACATCCTCTTCCAACAGCTGCAACACAAACTCCAACACTAACAGGCAAAGCCCTCAACAGCCGTACCCACAGCATCCCGGCAGCTTTTCCGATAAAATCTTCGATACTCCTTCAGTTGAAAGAGCATCACCATCAGTACCTAACAATTACAGCCAAAGCAGCGATAACATTTCAGTTTCTACAAGTAGCATTTCTGAGTACTTAGAGACACTTCCCGGCTGGCGAGTCGACGATTTTCTTGATCCTTCAATTGCTGCTCATGATGGCTCCTCTAAG TTGAGACTCGTGAACACCACCATCTCTGCTGACTTTGTCCCTGCGAATTTGACGCAGACTCTTGACAACATCTCGCCATTGATAATGGATATCCTGAAAGCTATATGA